The Paraburkholderia hospita DNA segment GATCGTGTGCAGGTTCGGATGCGAGCGGCCGTAGATATAAGCGCGCGCGACGCTCCAGCGCTGTCCGTCGCGCTGCGTCACCTGATAGAAGCCGACGCCTTCCTGCTGCGGGCCGTTGAAGTCGTCGTTGCGCGGGAAGCCCGCTTCGACGGCGGCTTTCACGAAGCGATGCGAGAACAGATTCTGAAACCGCAGGTTCGCCACGCTGAGCGGACCGTCCGCGCCATGCAGCGTATCGGCGCCGCGCTCGTTGCCCTCGGCGCGGCGGAAATACGGCAGCACGTCATCGAATGCCCAGCCATCGCAGCCAAGACGCGCCCAATCGTCGTAATCGAGCGGATGGCCGCGCGTGTACACCATCGCGTTGATCGCGCTCGATCCGCCGAAGCCGCGTCCGCGCGGCTGATAACCGCGCCTGCCACCGAGGCCGGGTTGCGGCGTCGTCAGATAGCCGTAGTTGGTCTTGCGCCGGAACGGCACGACGGCCGCGACGCCGAGCGGCATGTTGACGAACAGATTGCGCTCGGTGTGCGGGCCGGCTTCGATGAGCGCGATGGTCGCATCGGGACATTGCTCCGCAAGACGCCCGGCGAGCGAACAGCCGCCCGAGCCTGCGCCGACGATGACGTAGTCATATTGCATCCGCTCCTCCTATCGACCGCGCTGAATTGCTGGCGACATCTGTCTCGTGCACACTTGTCTACGTGCGATTGTTTGCGCATTGTAGGGAGCGCTGGCCGTTCGCGCGCTGCCGGCGTCAGAGCGATCACTCTAAACGGAACCCGCGACGCGCCCCTATGATGAAAGATGCTGTCCGCGCCCGGCACCGCGTGCGGACGTCATTCAAACACGGTCTTTCGCGCATCGTCTTATACGCATATGGCTCGCGCGCTCCAATAAAACAACGCCCTGCGCAACGACCGGCGCGCGTGTATCGAATGGAGACATCAGATGGAACGGTTCGGCCCCGGCAACACGCATGAAGTGACCAATCAGGTCCCGCTGCTTGCGAACTACAACCTGTTTGCGAGCGATGCCGCGCTGGCCGCCGCCGTCGAGCGCGAAGGCGCGTCGTGGCATCGCGAGGCGCTCGCGCGCGATGGCGCCGCGCTGACGACACCTGATGTGCTCGCGCTCGCCGATCTGGCGAACCGCCACACGCCCGAACTCACGAGCTTCAGCCCGCGCGGCGAGCGCATTGACGCGCTCGAGTTTCATCCTGCGTGGCATACGTTGCTGAGCCTGCTGCGCCGCGAAGGACTGCACGCGTTGCCCTTTTCCGATCCGCAGTCCGGCGCGATGGTCGCGCGCTGCGCGGGCTACTTTCTGCACGCGCAACTCGAATCCGGCTCGCTATGTCCGCTGACGATGACCTTCGCCAGCATTCCCGTGCTGCAACGTGAGCCTGCTCTGTTCGCCACGCTGCGCGACAAGCTCTACTCACGCGAGCACGATCCGCGCGACGTGCCGCTCGATCAGAAGACTTCGATGATGATCGGCATGGGCATGACCGAGAAGCAAGGCGGCTCGGACGTGCGCAGTAATCGCACGCAGGCGTTCGCGGCGGAAGGCGGCGGACGCGGCGCGGCGTATCGGCTGGTCGGCCACAAGTGGTTCTTTTCCGCGCCGCAGTGCGACGCGCACCTGGTGCTCGCGCGCACCGACGATCGCGAAGGCCTGTCATGCTTCTTCGTGCCGCGCTTCGCGCCCGACGGCAGCAAGAACTCCGTGCGCGTGCAGCGCCTGAAGGACAAGCTCGGCAACCGTTCTAACGCGAGCAGCGAAGTCGAATTCTTCGACGCCCACGGCGTGATGATCGGCGACGAAGGGCGCGGCGTGCCGACCATCATCGAAATGGCGAACTACACGCGGCTCGACTGCGTGATCGGCAGCGCGGCGCTAATGCGCGCGGCGCTCGTGCAGGCGATCCACCATGCGCGGCATCGCAGTGCATTCGGGCGGCAGCTCGCCGATCAGCCGTTGATGCGCAACGTACTCGCCGATCTGTCGCTCGAAACGGAAGCGGCAACGGTATTGTTCATGCGCCTCGCGCGCGCATTCGAAGACACCACGAACGCCCCTGAAGAACGAGCGTGGCGGCGTCTGGTCACGCCCGCTGCGAAGTACTGGGTTTGCAAGCGCACGCTCGAATTCACGGGCGAAGCGATGGAAGTCTGGGGCGGCAACGGCTACGTCGAAGAAGGGCCAATGGCGCGCTTCTACCGCGAAGCGCCCGTGAACTCGATCTGGGAAGGCTCGGGCAACGTGATGTGTCTCGACGTATTGCGCGCGATGGAGCGCGAGCCCGATGCCGCACAGGCTTTGCTTGCCGCGTGGCGCGACGTGGCGCAAACACATCCCGCGCTGAACGCGGCGCTCGAACGTCTGATGCGCGCGCTAACGTCGGCACCCGAAACGCGCGAGGCTTCCGCACGCCGCATCGCGCAGCAAATCGTGCTGATCGCGCAAGCGGTGCTGCTCGCGCAGCATGCGCCTGCCTTCGTCGCCGATGCGTTCATCGCGACGCGGTTGGGCGATGGCTGCGGCGAAAGCGGCCGCGTGTACGGCACGCTGCCCGCCGCGTTCGACCACAAGGCGATCGTCGATCGCGCGTTCACCAGCTGATATCACGCAGCACACAACAACATAGGGAGACACAACGAAATGAAAAACGATCGGCCGGACATCGCGGCCCTGGAAGAGCTTCTGCGCGAACAGCGCGCCGCGCATCTGCGCGCGCCGTATCCGACATGGGACCAGCGTGCCGCGCATCTGAAGGCATTGCGCGAAGTGCTGCTCGACAATCGCGACATGCTCGCCGATGCGATGCACGCCGACTTCGGCAATCGCGCGAAAGAAGAAATCCTGCTGGCCGAATTTCTGCTCGTGAAAGAGGAAATCGACGGCGCGCTGCGTCACGGCAAACGCTGGATGAAAGCGCAGCGCCGCGCGACCAACAAGTGGCTCCTGCCTGCCCGCGCGAAGGTCGTACCGCAGCCGCTCGGCGTCGTCGGGATCATCGTGCCGTGGAATTATCCGGTGCTGCTGGCGGCTGGGCCGCTCATCAGCGCGCTCACGGCCGGCAATCGCGCGATCATCAAGATGTCGGAGCTCACGCCGCGCACGTCGCTGCTCTTCGAGCAACTAATCTCGCAGACTTTCGCGCGCGATCACGTCGCCGTCGTGAACGGCGACGCCGCGCTCGCCGCGGCATTCAGCGCGCAGCCATTCGATCATCTGCTGTTCACCGGCTCGACGAAGGTCGGCCATGATGTGATGCGCGCCGCCGCCGCGCATCTGACGCCCGTGACGCTCGAACTCGGCGGCAAGTCGCCCGCCATCGTCGGGCCGCAGGCGCGCTTCGACTACGCCGTCGACAGCATCGTCGCGGGCAAAACGCTCAACGCGGGACAAACCTGCATCGCGCCGGACTACGTGCTCGTGCCACGCGGCAAGGAACAGGCGTTCATCGAGCGGGCGCGTTTGCGCATGTCGCGCCTGTATCCCGATTTCGCGCACAACCCCGATTACACGTCGATCATTTCGCCGCGTCATTTCGATCGCTTGCAGCGTCTCGCCGACGAAGCGCATGAACAGGGCGCGCAACTGCACGCGCTCACCGATGCCGCGCCCGATGCGAGCGCGCGCCGCTTTCCGCTCGTCGCCGTGACGAAAGCGCCTGACACGTCCACGCTGATGCAGGAAGAGATCTTCGGGCCGTTACTGCCCGTGATTCCCTACGATTCGCTCGACGATGCCATCGCCTACGTCAATGCGCGCCCTCGTCCGTTGTCGCTCTATCTGTACGACGACGACAAGGCGGTGATCGCGCGCGTCATGCATGAAACGATCGCGGGCGGAATGTCCGTCAACGAAACGCTGATGCATCTCGCGTGCGAGAGCCTGCCGTTCGGCGGCGTCGGTGCGAGCGGGATGGGCGCGTATCACGGGTACGAAGGCTTCGTCACGTTCTCGAAGATGAAGCCGGTATTGACGCAGGCGCGCTTCAACGCGCGCGGCCTGATCGCGCCGCCGTACGGCAGACGCGTGCGGGCGCTGCTCAGTCTGATGATGCGGTTCTGACGCCGGGCGTCAAAACTCGCTGGACGTGTCGGGTGGAAGGTCGGTGGCAACCACGTCGATGACGGGCGAATCATCGCCGGCACCGCTCTCCAGCCGATGCAGCCACGCGAGCAATTCCGCGACGGCCTGATACAGGCGCGGCGGAATGCGCGAGTCAACATCGACCTGCATCAGCAGCGACACCATTTCGGGCGATTGGTGCACGTACAGGCCCGCTTCCTTCGCGCGCTGCACGATCATCTCAGCGACGATCCCGTAGCCTTTTGCGACGATGCGCGGCGCGTCGTCGTGACCGTGCGAATCGTAGACCAGCGCCGCCGCGCTCCTGCGATTCGTGCGGCTCATTGCATGTCCCAGTCGAAATCGCTGTTGTCGGTGGCGTCGTGCTGCGCGGCTTTGTCCGTCGTCGATCGCGCATACGCCGATGCCGCAGCGGCAGCCGCCGCAGCGTTGCCCGCCGGCATGCTTCCGCCGATTTCGCGGATCGACAGGCCGCTCAGCTCGATGCCCGCTTGCGCAAGGCGCTCGCGGAATGTCTCGCCCTGCGCCGCGAGCCGCGCCGCGCCGCCGGGGCTAGCTTGTACACGCGCGACGAGCCGCGAGCCTGTCAGCGTGAGCTCGGCGTCGACCGTGCCGAGCGACGGCAGCGACAGCGTGAGGCGCGTGTGCCACGGGTATTCGTCGTCGGCGGATGCAGCGCCATCGCCGCTGCGCCGCCATTCGTCGCCGTCCTGCTCGATCGTCCAGTCGAGACGCGCGCCCGGCCACGCTTCGCCCGTCCAGCGGAATTGCCCCGTCGCGAGCAGATCGAGCTGCTGGCGCACCAGCGGAATCGTCGCGGGATGAAGCGCTGCCGCCATCGATTGCTGTTGGCGCGCGCTGGCGTCGTCCATGCCCGCTGCTGCATGGGCCGCCGCCGGGTTCTGCGCAGTTTGCGCAGGCTGATCGGGCGTGTCGATGATGTCGTGCGTCGCCAGATCGAACGTCGTGAAGCGCGCCGACTGCGTGTGCGGGCCTTCCGGCGTACCACGCGCAGCGGCCACCGCTGCCGCGAAGGCCGCTGCGCCCGTGTTGCCCGACGGGCGGCCTTGCGCCCATGAGTTCGATTCGTCGGCGTCGTGGCTCAAGTCGAGCGGCATTTGCGACGCCGCGTCGGCAAGCCGGTTCTGCGCCTCGCCCGCGAGCGATTCGACGGGTCTTTGCCCCGATAGCCACTGCGCGAGATGCGATTCGTAGAAGAGCCCGCTTTCGTCGACGGTGCGCCTGAGCGCCGCCGCCAGCTCGGCGACGGGTAAAGGCGCGGCGACGATGTTCGCCGCCGCGTCCGCGCCGTGCGCGGCATTCGCGCCGCCCGCGTTCTGCGCCGTCGCGGCACCCGCTGCGGCGTTACCGGAAGCCGCGGCCTGCGATGCGTTCGCGCCCGTGTCGAACAACGGCAGAGGCGCGATGTCGATGGCGGGCGCGGCGGGCCAGACAGGAATCTGCCCGACCAGCGCGGGCGTCGCCTCGCCGCCGGAGCGCGTGATCGCGTCGAGCGTCAGCGCGACTGCCGACAGCACCGTCTGCGCGGACGCCGGCAACGGCGCGGGCATCATCGCGATGGGCGCACCGGGCGGCTGCCTGACGTTCAGGGACGCGTCCGTCTCCGACGTCGTCGCGCCGGATCGTGCGCCGATGGGAAGCAGGCTGTCGATGCGGCTAGCCAGCAGCGAGGCCACCGCCGTGTCGATTCCGTTCATGCCCACTTCCTCTCGCGCATTGACGCTGCGTGGCCGCTAGCGGCTCGTATTGGACGTTATGAAAGCGCTCAGCGCGCCTGGTAAAGTTCTTTCAGCACGATGGCCGGGCGGCTCGGCGCAAACAGCGCCTGCAGCTTGGCCATGCGCGGGTTCGCGAGATCGCGGACCGTCGCGTCGTTCGCGAGGATCTGGCGGATCAGGTCGAATTTGCGCGAGCGTTCGTCGTCGGACAGGCGTACGCCGTCTTCCGCGTGCTTCAGCGCGTCGACGAGATGCCGGTACTCGTCCTGCAACAGGACGAGATCGTTCCAGAGCGCGTCCCGCGCTGCCATCACCATCCGGACCGAAATCGCTGCGATCGCCTCGTAGCGGGCGAAATATTCTGCGTTCGAACTCATCTCATACTTTCCGCGGATGACTGCATCGCCATCCGCGCAATCTCCGGCGCGATTCCAATCCAGGCTTCCTCGAGCGTAGCCAGCAAGCCGTCGACTTCGACGAGCATCGCATCGCTTTGTTTGAGGTTCGCCTCGAGCAGTCGCCGCGTCATATAGCTATAGAGCGCATGGAGACGCTCCGCGATTTCACCGCCTGCTTCGACGTTGAGCGCCTGCTGCAACCCGTCGCCGATGATCTGAATAGCCTTGCCGATCGCCTCGCCGCGCGCCGCGATGTCGCCCTGCTGCAGATGCATGCGCGCCTGCGCAACGGCCTTGCGTGCCCCCTGGTAGAGCATCACGATCAGGCGATGTGGACTGGCGCCCATCACCCCTGTCTCCACGCCGACGCGAGCGTAGGCATTGGCTCCAGAGTGTCCCGGGGAAAACATCGGCGCTCCTCCTGTATTGCAGATGACGATCAGATCAGACTGACAGCGGACGGCCCGCCGGAGCGCTGCGCGATCCTGCCGCACGCCTCCCGCCAGCCCTTGTATCAAGGTTATCGGTTCATACGAATAAAGCTTTAGCCCGCTGGAAGGAAGCGTCAGGAAAGATACGCGGCACGGCACCGGGCGCCGCGCGGGCGCGGGGTTGGCTGCGAACGGCGGGCCGCCGCACCGGCACGGTGCAGGGAACCGGCGCGCATCGCCGCTCGGCGAGGCGGGCGACGGGACGCTGCGCACGCTTGCGACAGACGCGATGCCGCCTGCATCGACCGCGCTCCGCCGCCCAGAGGCCGGCGGCTGGCCGCGGTCGCCGGCGACATGAGTCGCAAGCGTCGCAGGCGTCTCAGACGGCCATCTGCATGATGTCGTTGTAGGCCGACACGAGCTTGTTGCGCACCTGCAGACCGAACTGGAAGCCGACGTTGGCCTTCTGCATGTCGACCATCACGTCGTTCAGCGACACGTTCGGCGCGCCGATTTCGAACGCATGGGCTTCGCCAATCGCGCTCTTCTGGTCGCCGCTGATCTTGTCGATCGAGGCTTTCAGGGCCGACGCGAAGCCGCCTGCCGTGGCCGCGCCATTGCCGTTCCCAACCGGGGCGCTGCCGCCCGTGGCCTGGGCCGCCATCTCCTGCATCTGCTGCAAGGCCGACTGGATCGGATTGATGAGTGCCGTCATGTTCTCTCCTGAGTGAGATGCAGGCGAGCGTTCGCGCCATACACCGATTGGACAGGAAGCATAGCAGCGGGCCTTTTGCGAAAGCCGTGAAAGTAAGGGGGAAACCCCCCGCTATTCGGCGCATCGGGTTGCTTACCCATGCGGATAATCCCTAGCGTGAAAGTCTCTGTCGGCAGGCAAGGTAAGGCGCCGTAAGCCGCAGAACGCAAAAGCATTCCGGAGAAACCCGACGCATGGATTCGTCAGCCAACTCTTTGATCAACCCCGACGCCCGCATGGGCCTCGCCGGCGCGCAGCCGGGCACAGCGGGAGCAGCAGGCGGCGCTGCAGGCCTCGACCTTGGCGGCACGGGCGGTGGTTTCGCCACGCGCTTCCCGGGCCTTCCGACGTCGCTGTCGCAGATGCGCGGCAACCCGCGCGCGCCGCTGATCTTCGCCGTCGCGTTGCTGGTCGCCGTGGTCGCGGGGCTGATCCTCTGGTCGCGCGCACCCGACTACAGGGTGCTGTATAGCAATGTCTCCGATCAGGACGGCGGCGCAATCGTTGCCGCGCTCCAGCAGGCGAACGTGCCGTACAAGTTTTCCGATGCGGGCGGCGCGATTCTGATCCCCGCCGACCAGGTGCATGAAATGCGCCTGCGCCTCGCGTCGCAGGGTCTGCCGAAAAGCGGCTCGGTCGGCTTCGAACTGATGGACAACCAGAAGTTCGGCATCAGCCAGTTCGCCGAGCAGATCAACTATCAGCGCGCGCTCGAAGGCGAGCTGCAGCGCACGATCGAATCCATCTCGACGGTCAAGTCGGCACGCGTCCATCTGGCGATTCCGAAGCCGACCGTGTTCGTGCGCGACCGCGAAGCGCCGTCGGCATCCGTGATGGTCAACCTGTATCCGGGCCGCATGCTCGACGAAGGCCAGGTCGTGGCGATCACGCATATGGTCGCCTCCGCCGTGCCCGACCTGCCCGTGCGCAACGTGACGATCATCGACCAGGACGGCAACCTGCTCACGCAGGCGGGCGTCAGCGGCAGCGGCCTCGACGCGACACAGCTCAAATATGTGCAGCAGATCGAGCGCAACACGCAGCAGCGCATCGACGCGATCCTTGGACCGATGTTCGGCGCCGGCAACGCGCATTCGTCGGTCAGCGCGGACATCGATTTCTCCCGGCACGAGTCGACCTCGGAGCGCTACGCCCCGAACAACGACCCGCAGCAGGCCGCCATCCGCAGCCAGCAGACCAGCACCGCGACGGAAATGTCGCAGGGCGGCGCCTCGGGCGTGCCGGGCGCGCTGTCGAACCAGCCGCCGCAGCCGGCGTCCGCGCCCATCGTCGCCAGCGCGAATGGCGCCAGCGGCGTGACGACGACGCCGATCAGCGACCACAAGGACTCGACCACCAACTACGAGCTGAGCAAGACCGTGAGCCACACGGAGCAGGGGATTGGCGGCATCAAGCGTCTGTCGGTGGCCGTGGTGGTGAACTACATGCGCGTCGTCGATGCGAAGGGCCACGCGACGATGCAGCCGGTTCCCGCCGACAAGCTCGCGCAGGTCAAGCTGCTGGTCAGCGACGCGATGGGCTACGACAAGGCACGCGGCGACTCGGTCAACGTGGAGACCAGCGCGTTCACGCAGGTCGTCGATCCGGATGCCGACCTGCCGTGGTGGCGCACCAAGGACATGATCGCGATGTACAAGCAGATCGCGACGTACGTGGGCATCGGCGCAGTCGCCCTGTTCCTCTACTTCGTGATGGTCAAGCCGGCGCTGCGCCGCGCGTTCCCGCCGCCGGAGCCCGCTGTCGCCGCGCTGATGTCGCCGGACGAGCCGGTGCTCGACGGCCTGCCGAGCGCAGCCGCCATCGCCGCCGAAGAGGAAGTCGAAGGATCGCTGGTCTCGCTGGAAAGCGACAAGGCCAAATATGAGCGGAACCTCGAATACGCGCGTCAGATCGCGCGTCAGGATCCGAAGATCGTTGCAACCGTCGTGAAGAGCTGGGTGTCCGATGAGCACTGAAGGCGTATTGAAGAGCGCGCTCCTGCTGATGTCGATCGGCGAGGAAGAGGCGGCTCAGGTATTCAAGTTTCTGGGGCCGCGTGAGGTCCAGAAGATCGGTGTCGCGATGGCGTCGCTGAAGAACATCACCCGCGAGCAGATCGACGAGGTACTGCACGAGTTCGTCTCCGAGGCGGACAAGCACACTGCCCTCTCGCTCGATTCGAGCGACTACATCCGCTCGGTGCTGACCAAGGCGCTCGGCGACGACAAGGCCGGCGCGATCATCGACCGTATCCTGCAAGGCAGCGATACGAGCGGCATCGAAGGCCTGAAGTGGATGGATTCGGCGGCCGTCGCGGAACTCATCAAGAACGAGCATCCGCAGATCATCGCGACGATCCTCGTGCACCTGGACCGCGATCAGGCGTCGGAAATCGTCGCGTGCTTCACGGAGCGCCTGCGCAACGACGTGCTGCTGCGCATCGCGACGCTCGACGGCATTCAGCCCGCCGCGCTGCGCGAACTCGACGACGTGCTGACGGGCCTGCTCTCGGGCAGCGACAACCTGAAGCGCAGCCCGATGGGCGGCATCCGCACGGCGGCGGAAATTCTCAACTTCCTGCCGGGCAATCACGAAGAGTCGGTCATCGACAACGTCCGCCAGTACGACGCGGAACTCGCGCAGAAGATCATCGACCAGATGTTCGTGTTCGACAACCTGCTCGACCTGGAAGACCGCGGGATCCAGCTGCTGCTGAAGGAAGTCGAGTCGGAAACGCTGATCATCTCGCTGAAGGGCGCGCAACCCGCGCTGCGCCAGAAGTTCCTGTCGAACATGTCGCAGCGTGCAGCCGAGCTGCTCGCGGAAGACCTCGACGCACGCGGTCCGGTCCGCGTATCGGAAGTGGAAACGCAGCAGCGCAAGATCCTCCAGGTCGTGCGCAATCTCGCCGAGTCGGGAGCAATCGTGATCGGCGGCAAGGCGGAAGATGCATATGTCTGACCACGATCCCGTGCGCAAGGAAAGCCTCTCGGCCTACCAGCGCTGGGAGATGGCCTCGTTCGACCCGGTGCCCGAGCCGGAACCCGAGGTCGACGACGACGGCGCGTTCGAAGCCGAACTGCAACGCCTGCGCGACACCGCGCATGCGCAGGGTGTCGCGTCCGGCCATGTGGCCGGCCAGGCGCTCGGCTATCAGGCCGGCTACGAACAGGGCCGCGCGCAAGGCTTCGAGCAGGGGCAGGCGGAAGCGCACTCGGAAGCCGCGCAGCTTGCCGCGCTCGCCGAGACGTTCAAAGCCGCGCTCGACAACGTGCAGCACGAATTGTCCGAAACGATCGTCGCGCTCGCGCTCGACATCGCGCAACAAGTGGTTCGCCAGCATGTCCAGCACGATCCGACGGCGCTGCTTGCCGCCGCGCGTGAGGTGATGGCGACGGAACCGGCGCTGGTCGGCGCGCCGGCTCTGATCGTGAGTCCTGCCGATCTGCCCGTCGTCGAAGCGTATCTGCTGGAAGAACTGCAGACGCGCGGCTGGAACGTGCGCACCGACCCCGCGATCGAACGCGGCGGCTGCCGCGCGGTCTCCACCACGGGTGAAGTGGACGCCGGCATCGGCACGCGCTGGGAGCGCGTGACGGCTGCGCTCGGCAAGGCAAGCACATGGTAAAGCCGACCATCGAAGACATTCAGCACAGCGACCTCACGCCGCTCGAGCGCGAGCTGGCGCTGGCGTCGTTCGGTGCGGAAGCGCTCACCGTCGCGCAGATGGAAGAGTCGCTCGCCGCGTTGGAATCCGCGATTTCTGACGCGCATTCGGCGGGCCAATCCCGCGATGAAACGCACGACGACGCAAACGGCAACGCCAGCGGCGCACATCCCGCTGCCGCGCCCGCGAGCCGCGAATCGGCGGCTGCGCAAAAGCGCGCGCCTGATCCCGCACTCGCATCCAATCCGCATCTGCAGGCGTGGCGCAATCGTTTGAATGGCCTGCGCGAGCGCAACCAGATAGCGCGCCCACTGCGCGCCTGCGGCCGTCTGACGCGCGCCGCCGGTCTGGTGCTCGAAGCCGTCGGCCTGCGCCTGGCCGTTGGTTCGGAAGTGATGATCGAACTGCCGCCCGGCAGCACGCGCACGATGGCGGAAGCCGAAGTGGTCGGCTTTCACGGCGACAAACTGTTTCTGATGCCGACCACGGAAGTCGCTGGTCTGTTGCCCGGCGCGCGTGTCTACCCGCTGGAAGTGGCGCCTATCGCCGATCCGATGGCGGGCGCGAAGCGTCTGCCCGTCGGCTGGGAACTGCTCGGCCGCGTGGTCGATGCATCGGGCAAACCGCTCGATGGCTTCGGCCCGCTCAACTCGCGCAACGACGCGCCGCTCACGGCACCGACCATCAACCCGCTGCATCGCGAGCCGATTCACAAGGTGCTCGACGTCGGCGTGCGCGCAATCAACGCGCTGCTCACCGTCGGACGCGGCCAGCGCATGGGTCTGTTCGCCGGTTCGGGCGTCGGTAAATCGGTGCTGCTCGGCACGATGGCGCGCTACACCAGCGCCGAAGTGATCGTGATCGGTCTGATCGGCGAACGTGGCCGCGAAGTGAAGGAATTCATCGAGCAGATTCTCGGCGAGGAAGGTCTCGCGCGCTCCGTCGTCGTGGCCGCGCCCGCCGACGTGTCGCCGCTGCTGCGGATGCAGGCCGCCGCCTACACGACCTCGCTCGCCGAGTATTTCCGCGATCAGGGCAAGCACGTTCTGTTGCTGATGGACTCGCTCACGCGTTACGCGATGGCGCAGCGCGAGATCGCGCTGGCGATCGGCGAGCCTCCCGCGACCAAGGGCTATCCGCCGTCCGTGTTTGCGAAGCTGCCCGCGCTCGTCGAGCGTACGGGCAACGGCCCGGAAGGTGGCGGTTCGATTACAGCGTTCTACACAGTGCTGACGGAAGGCGACGACCAGCAGGACCCGATCGCCGACTCGGCGCGCGCGATTCTCGACGGCCATATCGTGCTGTCGCGCGCGCTCGCCGAAGCGGGTCACTACCCTGCCATCGACATCGAAGCGTCGATCAGCCGCGCGATGACCTCGCTCATCAGCGACGCGCATCTCGATCGCACGCGCCAGTTCAAGCAGATGCTGTCGCGCTACCAGCGCAACCGCGATCTGATCAACGTCGGCGCGTATTCGTCGGGCCGCGACACCGTGCTCGACAAGGCCATCGCGCTGTATCCGCGGATGGAAGCGTTCCTGCAGCAAGGTTTTCGCGAGAGCGCCGGCTTCGACGCCAGCATCGCGCACCTCGATTCGCTGTTCGGCTAGCAAGCCAGGAGAGACTGAATGAGCAAGCACTTTCCGATCAAGACGCTGATTGGCCTCGCGCAGGATGACGTCGATGCCGCCGCGCGCAAGCTGGGCCGCGTGCAGCGCGAGCGCAACGAAGTCGAAGCGCAACTGACCGCGCTCATCGAATACCGCGACGAGTATCACCGCCGTTTCACGGAAACCGCCAAGGCGGGCATGCCCGCCGGCAACATGCGCAACTTTCAGGCGTTCATCGACACGCTCGATGCCGCCATCGAACAGCAGCGTGGCTTGCTGGCGACGGCGACGGCGCGTGTCGAAGCGGCCAAGCCCGAATGGCAGCACAGCAAGCAGAAGCTCGGTTCTTACGAAGTACTGGAAGCACGCGGCATCGCCGCCGAAGCAAAAGTCGCGGCGCGCCGCGAGCAACGGGACGCCGACGAGTTCGGCGCACGAATTCTCCGGATG contains these protein-coding regions:
- the fliG gene encoding flagellar motor switch protein FliG, yielding MSTEGVLKSALLLMSIGEEEAAQVFKFLGPREVQKIGVAMASLKNITREQIDEVLHEFVSEADKHTALSLDSSDYIRSVLTKALGDDKAGAIIDRILQGSDTSGIEGLKWMDSAAVAELIKNEHPQIIATILVHLDRDQASEIVACFTERLRNDVLLRIATLDGIQPAALRELDDVLTGLLSGSDNLKRSPMGGIRTAAEILNFLPGNHEESVIDNVRQYDAELAQKIIDQMFVFDNLLDLEDRGIQLLLKEVESETLIISLKGAQPALRQKFLSNMSQRAAELLAEDLDARGPVRVSEVETQQRKILQVVRNLAESGAIVIGGKAEDAYV
- the fliF gene encoding flagellar basal-body MS-ring/collar protein FliF, with translation MDSSANSLINPDARMGLAGAQPGTAGAAGGAAGLDLGGTGGGFATRFPGLPTSLSQMRGNPRAPLIFAVALLVAVVAGLILWSRAPDYRVLYSNVSDQDGGAIVAALQQANVPYKFSDAGGAILIPADQVHEMRLRLASQGLPKSGSVGFELMDNQKFGISQFAEQINYQRALEGELQRTIESISTVKSARVHLAIPKPTVFVRDREAPSASVMVNLYPGRMLDEGQVVAITHMVASAVPDLPVRNVTIIDQDGNLLTQAGVSGSGLDATQLKYVQQIERNTQQRIDAILGPMFGAGNAHSSVSADIDFSRHESTSERYAPNNDPQQAAIRSQQTSTATEMSQGGASGVPGALSNQPPQPASAPIVASANGASGVTTTPISDHKDSTTNYELSKTVSHTEQGIGGIKRLSVAVVVNYMRVVDAKGHATMQPVPADKLAQVKLLVSDAMGYDKARGDSVNVETSAFTQVVDPDADLPWWRTKDMIAMYKQIATYVGIGAVALFLYFVMVKPALRRAFPPPEPAVAALMSPDEPVLDGLPSAAAIAAEEEVEGSLVSLESDKAKYERNLEYARQIARQDPKIVATVVKSWVSDEH
- the fliH gene encoding flagellar assembly protein FliH translates to MHMSDHDPVRKESLSAYQRWEMASFDPVPEPEPEVDDDGAFEAELQRLRDTAHAQGVASGHVAGQALGYQAGYEQGRAQGFEQGQAEAHSEAAQLAALAETFKAALDNVQHELSETIVALALDIAQQVVRQHVQHDPTALLAAAREVMATEPALVGAPALIVSPADLPVVEAYLLEELQTRGWNVRTDPAIERGGCRAVSTTGEVDAGIGTRWERVTAALGKASTW
- the fliI gene encoding flagellar protein export ATPase FliI; this encodes MVKPTIEDIQHSDLTPLERELALASFGAEALTVAQMEESLAALESAISDAHSAGQSRDETHDDANGNASGAHPAAAPASRESAAAQKRAPDPALASNPHLQAWRNRLNGLRERNQIARPLRACGRLTRAAGLVLEAVGLRLAVGSEVMIELPPGSTRTMAEAEVVGFHGDKLFLMPTTEVAGLLPGARVYPLEVAPIADPMAGAKRLPVGWELLGRVVDASGKPLDGFGPLNSRNDAPLTAPTINPLHREPIHKVLDVGVRAINALLTVGRGQRMGLFAGSGVGKSVLLGTMARYTSAEVIVIGLIGERGREVKEFIEQILGEEGLARSVVVAAPADVSPLLRMQAAAYTTSLAEYFRDQGKHVLLLMDSLTRYAMAQREIALAIGEPPATKGYPPSVFAKLPALVERTGNGPEGGGSITAFYTVLTEGDDQQDPIADSARAILDGHIVLSRALAEAGHYPAIDIEASISRAMTSLISDAHLDRTRQFKQMLSRYQRNRDLINVGAYSSGRDTVLDKAIALYPRMEAFLQQGFRESAGFDASIAHLDSLFG
- the fliJ gene encoding flagellar export protein FliJ; amino-acid sequence: MSKHFPIKTLIGLAQDDVDAAARKLGRVQRERNEVEAQLTALIEYRDEYHRRFTETAKAGMPAGNMRNFQAFIDTLDAAIEQQRGLLATATARVEAAKPEWQHSKQKLGSYEVLEARGIAAEAKVAARREQRDADEFGARILRMRAEGA